Proteins encoded together in one Bacteroides zoogleoformans window:
- a CDS encoding alpha amylase family protein has translation MSCSHTSKDYWEEGTGEGGGGNKPVENPNAAKPRYIWIDAAANFPDFANSKENISRDLALAKDAGFTDIVVDVRPTTGDVLFKTDAVDQVKYLYAWIGPAYTKVERTATWDYLQAFVDEARKQNLKVHAAINTFVGGNTINGGTGLLFREASKAGWATRLNLKTGIVSVMNTGESTKFFNPAHPDVQTFLCNLLKDLAKYDLDGIFLDRGRFLGLTSDFSDVTRKQFEAYLGGVKIQNYPDDILASGASSLPSAYPQYLMKWLEFRAKVICDFMQKARAAVKSVNSRIKFGVYVGGWYSTYYDVGVNWASSSYDPSRHYKWATPKYKNYGYAEHMDQMLIGAYASPLKVFGTTEWTMAGFCSLAKEKTAGKCPIVAGGPDVGNWDTDNKASPEQENQAIVQSVKACMDVCDGYFLFDMIHLKKAGQWQYAKQGIERATK, from the coding sequence ATGTCCTGTAGCCATACTTCTAAAGATTATTGGGAAGAGGGCACGGGAGAAGGTGGTGGCGGAAATAAGCCGGTTGAGAATCCGAATGCGGCTAAGCCTCGTTATATATGGATTGATGCAGCAGCCAATTTTCCTGATTTTGCCAACAGTAAAGAAAACATTTCACGCGACTTGGCACTGGCCAAAGATGCGGGATTTACGGATATTGTGGTAGATGTCCGCCCTACTACGGGCGATGTGCTGTTCAAGACAGATGCAGTGGATCAGGTGAAATATTTATATGCCTGGATAGGCCCCGCTTACACCAAGGTGGAACGTACAGCCACATGGGATTATCTCCAAGCTTTTGTCGATGAGGCTCGCAAACAAAACTTGAAAGTTCATGCCGCCATCAATACTTTTGTGGGAGGTAATACCATAAACGGCGGTACGGGCTTGCTCTTCCGGGAGGCTTCTAAAGCCGGCTGGGCCACACGGCTCAATCTGAAAACCGGTATTGTCAGTGTGATGAATACAGGTGAGAGCACCAAGTTCTTCAATCCTGCTCATCCTGATGTGCAAACCTTTCTTTGTAACCTGTTGAAAGACTTGGCCAAGTATGACCTGGACGGCATATTCCTGGACCGCGGACGCTTTTTGGGTCTCACTTCCGATTTCTCGGATGTGACTCGGAAGCAATTCGAGGCTTATCTGGGTGGTGTGAAGATTCAGAACTATCCCGATGATATTTTGGCTTCGGGAGCTTCTTCGCTGCCCTCCGCTTATCCGCAATACCTGATGAAGTGGTTGGAGTTTCGGGCAAAAGTTATCTGCGATTTTATGCAGAAAGCACGTGCGGCTGTGAAGAGTGTCAACAGCCGGATAAAGTTCGGAGTTTATGTAGGAGGTTGGTATTCTACCTATTATGATGTAGGAGTAAACTGGGCTTCATCTTCTTACGACCCTTCACGCCACTATAAATGGGCCACTCCTAAGTATAAGAATTATGGCTACGCCGAGCATATGGATCAGATGTTGATTGGGGCGTATGCTTCTCCGTTGAAAGTGTTCGGCACTACAGAGTGGACAATGGCAGGATTCTGTTCGCTGGCCAAGGAAAAGACGGCGGGCAAATGTCCCATCGTAGCCGGCGGACCCGATGTGGGAAACTGGGATACGGACAATAAAGCTTCTCCGGAGCAAGAGAATCAAGCCATCGTGCAGTCCGTGAAGGCTTGCATGGATGTATGCGACGGTTATTTTCTCTTCGACATGATTCATCTGAAGAAGGCCGGACAGTGGCAGTATGCCAAGCAAGGAATCGAGCGAGCCACCAAGTAA
- the purE gene encoding 5-(carboxyamino)imidazole ribonucleotide mutase, translating into MSPTVSIIMGSTSDLPVMEKAAQLLNELHVPFEMNALSAHRTPEAVEEFAKNARQRGIKVIIAAAGMAAALPGVIAANTTLPVIGVPIKGSVLDGVDALYSIIQMPPGIPVATVAINGAMNAAILAVQMLALSDASLAETFASYKEGLKKKIVKANEDLKEVKYEYKTN; encoded by the coding sequence ATGTCTCCAACAGTCAGTATTATCATGGGCAGCACTTCCGACCTGCCCGTCATGGAAAAGGCCGCACAGCTGCTCAACGAGTTGCATGTTCCGTTCGAAATGAACGCCTTGTCTGCCCACCGCACACCGGAAGCGGTAGAAGAGTTTGCCAAGAATGCCCGCCAACGCGGCATCAAAGTGATAATTGCCGCCGCCGGCATGGCTGCCGCCCTGCCCGGTGTCATCGCCGCCAACACCACCTTGCCGGTCATCGGTGTTCCCATAAAAGGCTCGGTGCTCGACGGCGTAGACGCGCTTTATTCCATCATACAGATGCCTCCGGGCATCCCGGTAGCCACTGTAGCCATCAATGGTGCCATGAACGCCGCCATCCTCGCCGTGCAAATGCTGGCATTGAGCGATGCCTCACTGGCGGAAACCTTTGCCTCTTACAAGGAAGGCTTAAAGAAGAAAATCGTCAAGGCAAACGAGGATTTGAAAGAAGTGAAGTACGAATACAAAACAAACTGA
- a CDS encoding alpha amylase family protein produces MKRTSVLFLVSLCVLLLGSCKGNSVGAGESVKPALMWFDAEANFARLSNPDSIDYYLTKIKSLGFTHAIVDVRPITGEVLFDTEFAPKMREWKGYERKDFDYLGYFIKKGHELGLEVHASLNVFVAGHNFFDRGLVYTDHPEWASVIYTPEGLKPITGEKRKYSAMVNPVNDDFRTHILQVLKDLVKRYPELDGLMLDRVRYDGITADFSDLSRRKFETYLGEKVERFPEDIFEWKLNDDKKYSIARGKLFKQWIEWRTKNIYDFMALARKEVKAVNPEISFGTYTGAWYPSYYEVGVNFASCRYDPSKDYDWATPTYKNYGYAELLDLYTTGNYYTDITIEEYKKTNHSVWNETDSEAQSGTWYCVEGSCRNLRHILKDNKFMGGILVDQFYDNPSKLSASIEMNLKASDGLMVFDIVHIVEKNLWKEVETGMRAGGALK; encoded by the coding sequence ATGAAACGAACAAGTGTATTATTTTTAGTGAGCCTGTGCGTCCTTTTGTTAGGAAGTTGCAAGGGTAATTCTGTTGGTGCGGGTGAGAGTGTAAAGCCTGCCCTGATGTGGTTTGATGCCGAAGCTAACTTCGCGCGGCTTAGCAATCCTGATTCTATAGACTATTATCTGACTAAAATCAAGTCATTGGGGTTTACTCATGCCATTGTCGATGTGCGTCCCATTACCGGCGAGGTGTTGTTCGATACCGAGTTTGCGCCCAAGATGCGCGAGTGGAAAGGCTATGAGCGCAAGGACTTCGACTATTTAGGGTACTTTATTAAGAAAGGTCATGAATTAGGCCTGGAGGTACATGCTTCACTCAATGTCTTCGTGGCCGGACATAACTTCTTTGACCGCGGACTGGTTTATACCGATCATCCTGAGTGGGCTTCCGTGATTTATACTCCCGAGGGGTTGAAGCCCATCACCGGCGAGAAGCGGAAATATTCGGCCATGGTGAATCCCGTGAACGATGATTTCCGAACTCACATCCTCCAAGTGCTGAAAGACTTGGTGAAGCGCTATCCCGAACTGGATGGACTGATGCTCGATCGCGTGCGCTATGACGGCATTACGGCCGATTTCTCCGACCTCTCTCGCCGGAAGTTCGAGACTTATTTAGGTGAGAAGGTGGAACGTTTCCCCGAAGATATCTTTGAGTGGAAATTGAATGATGACAAGAAGTACAGTATTGCTCGCGGCAAGCTCTTTAAGCAATGGATTGAGTGGCGCACCAAGAACATTTACGACTTCATGGCCCTTGCCCGGAAAGAAGTGAAGGCTGTCAATCCCGAAATCTCTTTCGGCACATACACCGGTGCTTGGTATCCTTCGTACTACGAAGTGGGCGTAAACTTTGCCAGTTGCCGGTACGACCCCAGTAAAGATTATGACTGGGCCACTCCAACCTATAAGAACTACGGCTATGCTGAGCTGCTTGACCTCTATACCACAGGTAACTATTATACAGACATCACCATTGAGGAGTACAAGAAGACCAATCACAGTGTGTGGAACGAGACTGACTCGGAAGCACAATCGGGCACCTGGTATTGTGTGGAAGGCTCTTGTCGGAACTTGCGTCACATCTTGAAGGACAATAAGTTCATGGGAGGCATTCTGGTAGATCAATTTTACGACAATCCTTCTAAACTTTCGGCCTCTATTGAGATGAACCTTAAGGCTTCAGATGGTTTGATGGTATTTGATATTGTCCATATCGTTGAGAAAAATCTTTGGAAAGAAGTGGAAACCGGAATGCGGGCCGGTGGAGCACTGAAATAA
- a CDS encoding 4-hydroxy-3-methylbut-2-en-1-yl diphosphate synthase, whose protein sequence is MGGSNPIRIQSMTNTATQDTEASVEQVKRIVDAGGEYVRLTAQGVREAENLMNINAALRQEGYMTPLVADIHFNPKVADVAALYVEKVRINPGNYVDAARTFKHLEYTDEEYAQELKKIHDRFVPFLNICKENHTAIRIGVNHGSLSDRIMSRYGDTPKGMVESCMEFLRICVEERFGDVVISIKASNTVVMVKTVRLLANVMERENMHFPLHLGVTEAGDGEDGRIKSALGIGALLADGLGDTIRVSLSEAPEAEIPVARKLADYIVQRQGHPYIPGTEASEFNYLSPARRKTSAVRNIGGTNLPVVITARLDGNMDFNPQFLPDYVYTGRALPVQCPAGIQCIIDADVWMERQHNGMEQSNAWPAFKGDQLPFLGSCNASLKFLFITYIGLNDEAIACLKHHPEVVLVAQSNHPNRLGEHRALLHQMMQEGLRNPVVFFEHYAENEVENLQIKSAADMGALIFDGLCDGIFLFNQASNDEINDKAVDAIAFGILQAGRVRTSKTEYISCPGCGRTLYDLESTIARIKAATAHLKGLKIGIMGCIVNGPGEMADADYGYVGAGRGKISLYKKKECIEKNIPEEEAVEKLIELIKRNGDYHN, encoded by the coding sequence ATGGGCGGTTCCAACCCCATCCGCATACAAAGCATGACGAATACGGCCACGCAAGATACGGAAGCCAGCGTGGAACAGGTGAAACGCATCGTCGATGCCGGCGGTGAGTATGTGCGCCTCACGGCACAAGGCGTCAGAGAGGCCGAAAACCTGATGAACATCAATGCAGCCCTGCGTCAGGAGGGTTATATGACTCCTCTGGTGGCCGATATTCACTTCAATCCGAAGGTGGCCGATGTGGCGGCGCTGTATGTGGAGAAAGTGCGCATCAACCCCGGAAACTATGTGGACGCGGCACGCACTTTCAAGCATTTGGAGTATACCGACGAGGAATATGCGCAAGAGCTGAAAAAGATACACGACCGCTTCGTGCCTTTCCTCAATATCTGCAAGGAAAACCACACAGCCATCCGCATAGGTGTGAACCACGGCTCGCTGTCCGACCGCATCATGTCGCGCTACGGTGATACGCCGAAAGGCATGGTAGAATCGTGCATGGAGTTCTTGCGCATCTGTGTGGAAGAGCGCTTCGGAGATGTAGTCATCTCCATCAAAGCCTCCAACACGGTGGTGATGGTAAAGACCGTGCGCCTGCTGGCCAACGTGATGGAGCGGGAGAACATGCACTTCCCGTTGCATCTTGGCGTGACGGAAGCCGGAGACGGAGAAGATGGACGCATCAAGTCGGCCTTGGGCATCGGTGCCTTGCTGGCAGACGGCTTGGGAGACACCATACGGGTTTCCTTGAGCGAAGCCCCCGAAGCGGAAATCCCCGTAGCACGCAAATTGGCGGACTACATCGTGCAACGTCAAGGCCATCCCTACATTCCCGGAACAGAGGCTTCCGAATTCAACTATTTATCCCCTGCCCGCCGCAAGACGTCAGCCGTGCGCAACATAGGCGGAACAAACCTCCCCGTAGTCATTACCGCACGCTTGGACGGCAACATGGATTTCAATCCTCAGTTCCTGCCCGACTATGTCTATACGGGACGTGCCCTGCCTGTCCAATGCCCGGCAGGCATACAATGCATCATTGACGCCGATGTCTGGATGGAACGGCAACACAACGGCATGGAACAGAGTAACGCTTGGCCGGCTTTCAAAGGCGACCAGCTTCCGTTCCTCGGCAGCTGCAACGCGTCTTTGAAATTTCTCTTCATCACCTACATAGGGCTGAATGACGAAGCCATTGCCTGCCTGAAGCACCATCCGGAAGTCGTGCTCGTGGCACAAAGCAACCATCCCAACCGCTTAGGCGAACACCGTGCTTTGCTACACCAGATGATGCAGGAAGGCTTAAGAAATCCGGTAGTATTCTTTGAACACTATGCTGAAAATGAAGTGGAGAATCTCCAAATAAAGTCGGCCGCGGACATGGGAGCACTCATCTTCGACGGCTTGTGCGACGGTATCTTCCTATTCAACCAGGCAAGCAATGATGAAATAAACGACAAAGCAGTAGATGCCATCGCTTTCGGCATCCTGCAGGCCGGACGCGTGCGCACCAGCAAGACGGAATACATTTCTTGCCCCGGTTGCGGACGCACACTCTATGATTTGGAAAGTACCATTGCCCGCATTAAAGCCGCCACCGCCCATCTGAAGGGACTCAAAATAGGCATTATGGGATGTATCGTCAACGGCCCCGGCGAAATGGCAGATGCCGACTACGGCTATGTAGGCGCCGGACGGGGTAAAATCAGTCTCTATAAAAAGAAAGAATGTATTGAAAAGAACATCCCCGAAGAAGAGGCCGTAGAGAAACTGATAGAGTTGATAAAGAGAAACGGAGATTATCATAACTGA
- a CDS encoding calcineurin-like phosphoesterase C-terminal domain-containing protein, which produces MKRFFILTLFLCIGLSLWAGDKYRTGFLTGTVTCNGKGISDVVVTDGTCCVTTDKKGTYRLPVQRGARFVYLSTPAGYLTECDRTIPRFYQEIEPGKTRHYDFCLTKNPKDDTRHLFVLEADVQAGLPDHWKQYAPIVEEINGLVKEHPRQDVFGLNCGDIFWDTPLKSFPDYMAQAEKLGFPVFRTIGNHDMDTHGRTHETSYRTFEGFFGPTHYSFNKGNAHYIVMNNNFYVGRDYFYIGYFDEQTLRWLEEDLAYVPQGTLLFVICHIPTCVTEKERPFEYGYTRLGGETTNAGALHRMLDKYETHFLSGHLHSNANIVFSERHMEHNTAAVCGIWWNGDVCVDGTPRGYGVYEVDGNNVTWYYKGAGHPRDYQFRAYPAGTSQQYPQDIIANVWNWDKAWKVEWLEDGKLMGSMVQYTGIDPYADRVCTEKRKTIQSWIAAASTTHLFRATPVRADADIEVQVTDRFGRVYRQRISKK; this is translated from the coding sequence ATGAAACGCTTTTTTATATTGACTTTGTTCTTGTGTATCGGTTTGTCTCTGTGGGCAGGCGATAAGTATAGAACCGGCTTTCTTACGGGCACCGTCACCTGCAACGGCAAAGGAATCTCCGATGTAGTGGTGACCGATGGCACTTGTTGCGTCACTACAGACAAGAAAGGTACCTACAGGTTACCTGTACAGAGAGGCGCCCGCTTTGTCTATCTGTCCACTCCTGCCGGCTATCTGACTGAATGTGACCGTACCATTCCCCGCTTCTATCAGGAGATAGAGCCGGGCAAGACCCGCCATTACGATTTTTGCCTGACGAAGAACCCGAAGGATGATACCCGCCACTTGTTCGTGCTGGAAGCTGACGTGCAAGCCGGCCTGCCGGACCATTGGAAGCAATATGCTCCCATCGTAGAGGAGATTAACGGGCTGGTCAAGGAGCATCCGCGGCAAGACGTGTTTGGATTGAACTGCGGTGACATCTTTTGGGATACACCCCTCAAATCGTTTCCCGACTACATGGCTCAAGCGGAAAAGCTGGGGTTTCCCGTCTTCCGCACCATTGGCAACCATGATATGGATACTCACGGTCGCACGCACGAGACCTCTTACCGCACCTTCGAAGGCTTTTTCGGCCCTACACATTACTCATTCAATAAGGGGAACGCACACTACATTGTGATGAATAACAACTTTTACGTAGGTCGTGACTACTTCTACATAGGTTACTTTGACGAACAGACGCTGAGGTGGCTGGAAGAAGATTTGGCGTACGTGCCTCAAGGCACACTGTTGTTCGTTATCTGCCATATTCCCACCTGTGTCACCGAGAAGGAGCGTCCGTTTGAATACGGATATACGCGGTTGGGTGGCGAAACAACCAATGCCGGGGCCCTGCACCGTATGCTGGACAAATATGAAACTCACTTCCTTTCCGGTCATCTGCACTCCAATGCGAACATCGTCTTTAGCGAGCGGCATATGGAGCACAACACGGCTGCGGTATGCGGTATCTGGTGGAACGGTGACGTATGTGTGGATGGCACTCCTCGCGGATATGGTGTATATGAGGTAGATGGTAACAACGTGACATGGTACTATAAAGGCGCCGGGCATCCTCGCGACTATCAGTTTAGAGCCTATCCTGCCGGAACCTCACAGCAATACCCGCAAGACATTATTGCCAATGTCTGGAACTGGGACAAGGCTTGGAAGGTGGAGTGGCTGGAAGACGGAAAGCTTATGGGCTCCATGGTGCAATACACCGGTATCGACCCCTATGCCGACAGAGTGTGCACCGAGAAGCGCAAAACCATACAGAGCTGGATTGCAGCTGCATCTACCACCCATCTGTTTCGTGCCACGCCTGTGCGCGCTGACGCCGATATAGAGGTGCAGGTGACTGATCGATTCGGGCGGGTTTACAGACAGAGAATTTCAAAGAAATGA
- a CDS encoding DUF5009 domain-containing protein: protein MKRADSLDAFRGYAILTMILSGTILTNVLPAWMSHAQVGPRSGFAFDPSIYGITWVDLVFPFFLFAMGAAFPFSIGRKLEKGESKGRIAFDSLLRGVRLTFFAIFIQHMYPWSVSTPQDILSWGVAITAFFLLFPMFMRFPKSISRWVRVAVELGAYAAGIGMMLLIPYAGGRVFSLGYSNIIILVLANMAIFGSLIYLFTYRNRWARVAVLPFVMAVFLGSATEGSWIAEVMNFTPLPWMYRFFYLKYLFIVIPGSVAGEYLREWLDGHKEQTGAPAWRIVLPVALLAVSVIAWNLYGLYTRQLVLNLWGTVALLVALHLLLRRNTPDFCYWRKLYVAGAYLLLLGLCFEAYEGGIRKDDSTYSYYFVTSGLAFMGLIAFSVLCDVRRVNRLVRLLELVGQNPMIAYVTPQLLIMPLLHLTGLAAWLDLLNQNAWAGFLRGVIVTTPALCVAAFCTKKKWFWRT from the coding sequence ATGAAAAGAGCTGATTCGCTGGATGCCTTCCGAGGATACGCCATCCTTACCATGATACTTTCCGGTACCATTCTTACTAATGTTTTGCCTGCTTGGATGTCTCATGCGCAGGTGGGGCCTCGGTCCGGTTTTGCTTTCGATCCCTCCATATATGGCATTACTTGGGTTGACTTGGTATTCCCGTTTTTCCTCTTTGCCATGGGGGCGGCTTTTCCGTTTTCTATAGGCAGAAAGTTAGAGAAGGGCGAGAGCAAGGGGCGCATAGCCTTTGACAGTCTGTTGCGAGGTGTCCGCCTGACGTTTTTTGCTATCTTTATTCAGCACATGTATCCATGGTCAGTGTCCACTCCTCAAGACATCTTGTCGTGGGGAGTGGCCATTACCGCCTTTTTCTTATTGTTTCCCATGTTCATGCGCTTTCCCAAGTCGATATCCCGATGGGTACGGGTGGCTGTGGAATTAGGGGCCTATGCTGCGGGCATTGGGATGATGCTGTTGATACCCTATGCCGGTGGTAGGGTATTCAGCCTCGGTTACAGCAACATCATCATTCTGGTGTTGGCCAACATGGCCATCTTCGGCTCCTTGATTTACCTTTTCACCTACCGCAACCGGTGGGCGCGCGTGGCGGTACTGCCGTTTGTTATGGCTGTCTTTCTCGGCAGTGCCACTGAAGGCTCGTGGATAGCCGAGGTGATGAACTTCACTCCACTGCCGTGGATGTATCGTTTCTTCTATCTGAAGTATCTTTTTATTGTCATTCCGGGCAGTGTGGCGGGCGAATACCTGCGCGAGTGGCTCGACGGACACAAAGAACAGACCGGAGCCCCCGCATGGCGCATAGTGCTGCCGGTCGCGCTCTTGGCTGTAAGTGTCATCGCATGGAATCTGTATGGGCTTTACACCCGACAGTTGGTGCTGAACCTGTGGGGCACGGTGGCGTTATTGGTGGCGCTGCATCTGTTGCTGCGCAGAAATACCCCCGATTTTTGTTACTGGCGGAAGCTCTACGTGGCAGGTGCCTATCTGTTGTTGTTGGGGTTGTGCTTCGAGGCCTACGAAGGTGGTATCCGCAAAGACGACTCCACCTACAGCTATTACTTTGTGACTTCCGGTCTGGCATTCATGGGGCTGATAGCATTCTCCGTCTTGTGCGATGTACGTCGGGTGAACCGCCTGGTGCGTTTGCTGGAATTGGTGGGGCAGAATCCCATGATAGCCTATGTGACGCCGCAGCTGCTCATCATGCCTTTACTGCATCTGACGGGGCTGGCTGCTTGGCTCGACCTGCTGAATCAGAATGCTTGGGCAGGCTTTCTCAGAGGTGTCATCGTGACAACGCCGGCGCTATGCGTAGCGGCCTTTTGCACCAAGAAGAAGTGGTTCTGGCGTACTTGA
- a CDS encoding DUF5018 domain-containing protein, whose product MKNKILSAISLIVLILSIGACQSPEELDPATVGRSGINNLIASFADDDSDENSFESEINHDTRVITVVFPYNYPRLSDNVLQVSALKKMRVRAYVDNNVYVTPSLLYMDMTHENTITVKGLKGSADYKVVPEIRKSNACAITKFELPSVGLSGIINEEAKKISLVAFENIGEVLAEVTLSHGATISPNPMVVPLNYDENVQLTVTAQNGTTKAVYTVTKEIPEKLAAGMRASSAKLLWARKLTDIGITSKHLTTGIAVTDDYVVLNERGNAQAIYVNAKTGENAGSINISQFAGNLTNFYVTADDANNILFTNLTPGGGAAFTVWRVKGVNGTPEKYIEFPVTSAMGRKLSVIGSLDGDAIITAPYYGTSGQFARWQVVGGSLKSQTPDLVIAKGLGSWGFNADVIYSNPSDPASDYFASYYSTPRGLSWFDGATNEIKSTGREISPNWIQNAVDYAVFNKVAYVLSNSVNSFTWGKDDTIYLFDIAGGTLGNEPLDFGDNGLKIFGNYGGNALGVQNANGTGDVALRVSPDGYYLYIYFMFTNGYLGCIRCDCMDM is encoded by the coding sequence ATGAAGAATAAAATATTATCAGCAATTTCCCTCATTGTACTTATACTAAGTATAGGTGCATGTCAAAGTCCTGAGGAGTTGGACCCCGCTACTGTGGGACGGAGTGGAATAAATAATTTGATAGCATCGTTTGCGGATGATGACAGTGACGAGAACAGCTTTGAGAGTGAAATCAATCATGATACGCGTGTCATCACGGTGGTTTTCCCTTATAATTATCCCCGTCTATCGGATAATGTCCTTCAGGTTTCCGCCTTGAAGAAGATGCGTGTAAGGGCCTATGTGGACAACAATGTATATGTCACTCCTTCACTGCTTTACATGGATATGACGCATGAAAATACAATCACAGTAAAAGGTCTTAAGGGAAGCGCCGATTACAAAGTGGTTCCCGAAATCCGTAAAAGCAACGCTTGTGCCATTACTAAGTTCGAACTGCCCAGCGTAGGCTTATCGGGTATTATCAACGAAGAAGCGAAGAAAATCTCGTTGGTCGCATTTGAAAATATAGGCGAAGTATTGGCTGAAGTGACGCTGTCGCATGGAGCGACGATTTCTCCCAATCCCATGGTAGTGCCTTTGAACTATGACGAAAATGTCCAGCTTACGGTTACCGCCCAGAATGGCACCACCAAGGCTGTATATACGGTGACAAAGGAGATACCGGAAAAGTTAGCGGCCGGTATGAGAGCAAGCAGTGCCAAACTTCTGTGGGCAAGAAAGTTGACGGACATAGGAATTACTTCCAAACACCTCACTACGGGTATTGCGGTCACAGATGATTATGTGGTGCTTAATGAGCGAGGCAACGCCCAAGCTATCTATGTGAACGCCAAAACGGGAGAGAATGCAGGAAGCATCAATATCAGCCAGTTTGCGGGCAATCTGACAAACTTCTATGTTACGGCTGATGATGCCAACAATATCCTCTTTACGAATCTCACTCCGGGAGGTGGAGCTGCATTTACCGTATGGAGAGTGAAAGGCGTAAACGGCACTCCTGAAAAATACATCGAGTTCCCCGTCACTTCCGCTATGGGAAGAAAGCTTTCTGTCATCGGCAGTTTGGATGGCGATGCCATTATTACTGCTCCCTATTATGGCACGAGCGGCCAGTTTGCACGTTGGCAAGTAGTGGGTGGCAGTTTGAAATCACAGACGCCCGATTTGGTTATTGCCAAAGGATTAGGGTCATGGGGCTTCAACGCTGACGTCATTTATTCCAATCCGTCAGATCCTGCCAGTGATTACTTCGCTTCTTATTATTCTACACCGCGAGGACTTTCATGGTTCGATGGCGCTACGAATGAAATAAAATCCACAGGACGCGAAATCAGTCCTAACTGGATTCAGAATGCAGTGGACTATGCCGTATTCAATAAGGTTGCCTATGTACTCTCCAATTCAGTGAACAGCTTTACTTGGGGCAAGGACGATACAATCTATCTGTTCGATATCGCAGGAGGAACATTGGGGAATGAACCTCTTGATTTTGGAGACAATGGATTAAAAATCTTTGGAAACTACGGTGGTAATGCTTTAGGTGTACAGAATGCGAATGGTACCGGTGACGTAGCCTTGAGGGTATCTCCCGATGGATACTACCTGTATATATACTTTATGTTCACCAATGGTTATCTGGGCTGTATCCGTTGCGACTGCATGGATATGTAG
- a CDS encoding phosphodiester glycosidase family protein, with protein sequence MLGKPLFVVASILFASLFCSCGGEKYPEHEWEWGEENEAEKNPDIVKLGWTPVTDLGKLPDYLRVYKSPSQLEGVSAIAFIAVADMAAAQFNVLGDVAYSQEAGGYVGTALKTPSEFYADSQCPVVINAGLFYGAKKGSKTFYYSQNLVVREGKLLAPNQNYYSKDWVTLWYPTLGAFCLMKDGTYRTTWTYFTSDGKNYCYPAPAANNINAAPLQVPSSTFPAGARELDAVTGIGGVGVLLRDGQIKNTYVEEMLDVSAASNQPRTAIGITADKKMVLFVCEGRNKTAGVPGLSTAKVAAVLKSLGCVEALNLDGGGSSCMLVNGKETIKGSDGKQRKVLTAVGLK encoded by the coding sequence ATGTTAGGAAAACCCTTATTTGTAGTAGCTTCTATCTTGTTTGCTTCTTTATTCTGTTCGTGCGGCGGAGAAAAGTATCCTGAACACGAATGGGAGTGGGGAGAGGAAAATGAAGCTGAGAAGAATCCTGATATCGTGAAACTGGGCTGGACACCCGTCACCGACCTGGGTAAGCTGCCTGACTATTTGCGGGTATATAAGTCGCCCTCACAGTTGGAAGGTGTTAGTGCCATAGCCTTTATTGCGGTGGCCGATATGGCTGCCGCACAGTTCAATGTTCTGGGTGATGTAGCCTATTCGCAGGAAGCCGGAGGCTACGTGGGTACTGCCCTCAAAACTCCTTCGGAGTTCTATGCTGATTCGCAGTGTCCTGTGGTCATCAATGCGGGGCTGTTCTATGGTGCCAAGAAAGGCAGTAAGACTTTCTATTATTCGCAGAACTTAGTGGTGCGCGAAGGTAAGTTGCTGGCTCCTAACCAGAACTATTATTCCAAAGACTGGGTGACGCTGTGGTATCCCACTCTGGGGGCTTTTTGCCTGATGAAAGATGGTACCTATCGCACCACTTGGACCTACTTCACCAGTGACGGGAAGAACTATTGTTATCCGGCTCCGGCAGCCAATAACATCAATGCTGCACCGTTGCAGGTTCCCTCGTCCACCTTCCCTGCGGGCGCCCGCGAACTTGATGCCGTGACCGGCATCGGTGGAGTGGGTGTGTTGCTGCGTGATGGACAGATAAAGAACACGTATGTCGAAGAGATGCTGGATGTATCGGCGGCAAGTAACCAGCCCCGCACTGCTATTGGCATCACGGCGGATAAGAAGATGGTACTCTTTGTGTGCGAGGGGCGCAACAAGACCGCGGGTGTGCCGGGATTGTCCACTGCCAAGGTGGCTGCTGTACTGAAATCGTTGGGCTGCGTCGAAGCGTTGAACTTGGACGGAGGCGGTTCGTCGTGCATGTTGGTCAATGGTAAAGAGACAATAAAAGGAAGTGACGGCAAGCAGCGTAAAGTACTGACGGCCGTGGGACTGAAATAG